Below is a window of Nicotiana tabacum cultivar K326 chromosome 19, ASM71507v2, whole genome shotgun sequence DNA.
atccaTCAGCATAGACCCCATTTTGGTTTTGATATCAAGAAACAATCCCAATCCGCAACATTCGAGTTTTGAACATTATCTCTAAAAGTACAAGTATCTCATGCTAACGAGCAACCATGTTTACAAACTTTGAACTTAAAAAGGAATATGCCACCTTTTTCATCCTTGTAGCATAAACAAATAAGTATTTTAGGAGAAGAGCATTTAGTTAACAGAATTTCAGGCAGTGCCATGCCAGTAAAGTGTTTTCCAAGTCTTGTAATTTCATCATAAACACTGCATAAAAATTGCAGTCATGAAATCAGCATCTTTTTAGCTCTGCTCATTGAACTCAAGAATTTCTATCAATAAAGCGTACTGATGATACTTATCACATTAGTTGGCAGCACATTTATTTTCTTAAGGGGGCGGGGGGTCGCTATTACGTATCCCTGCTCTCTCAAGTTCCCATTCATGAACATGAGATCATTTTTTCCTCAAGCATCCACTAAGATAATGTAGATGcataaaaatataggaaaagCTGGAACTCAGCATCAAAATCAATGGAAAAAATAACAAAGCAACTGAGACAAGTAACTGGGAACTTGAACATGTAGAAATCCTAGTACAATTCAGCAGTTACGCATCCTATCCATGCGCCTTTACTGCAACGGGTGGATCCCCAGGATGGCCAATGCCTATGCCATCAGTGTGAGGGCATCCTGTCGGGCGAAGTGGGGTGGATCCCCAAGATGGCAAATGTCTACGCCATCAATATGAACTACTATCTTGAAAGGATTTCGAAAGTTAAAACCGCTCTACTAGCAATTACATCTTGTTAATTTCTGAAGTTAAGAAAAACTTTAACATGTCAAGACATGCTGAAGATGAAGGTTTTTCAGGTTAGAGGATGTCAAAACTAACACATTAATGTGTTTTCTGAAAGTTAGGAACCAGTGTGTCAACAAAGAACACCCCTGTTCTCTTTTCGAATTAAGATCAACACTTTACCTTCCTTAGCTCAACTTTTGGAGGGGGTTCCTTGTAAAAGCTTGGCATTGGTGTAGCTTTAAATGTCAAGCTCTTCCTCAGTTGCTTTATCTCCGCCTCTTGGTTTTCCTACATTCAAAACccaacttcaatttttttttaaaaggcttGGGAGAGACTAGATCTTAAATAGTTAACCAGAAAAAGTACAGTAATATATTTTGAACCAACCTTGGATTTTGCTTGCATGTTATTCTTTTCCTCTTCCTTTGCCTGTATCTTCTCTTCTATCTTTGCCAAGAACTAACAAAGAAAGAAACTTTGCACTTGAGCTTTGCATAAAAAATCACATTCCCTCATTGGTAAAGAAGAAACAAGTGCGAACTACAAACCTCCTTCCGCTTTTCAGCACGTTCTTCCAACCTGAAAGAAAATCCAGCAATACTGGCCCTTCGTTGTCCACGAGGAGTGGTACTTCTGGTAACCGCAGAAATAAAAGTAGATTTAATTGGCCTAGAACACTAAAGATGATGAACAAACCAATGGAACAACAGAATGACAACAGTGTAAAGAGAAAATCAGTACGAGGAAGTGGTAGAACGAGCATCCTCATCCTCTTTAAGAGGCAGCAATGCAGCTTTAGTAGGTTTTTTGTTTTCGTCATTTGATCTGCAGTAGGAAGAAATAACTTAACTAAAGAAAAGTTCTTCGGCAAAATGAaacataatataaagtaaaaactTCGATTCTAAAGGCAACAAGTGTAGACCAAAAAAACTTCATAAAAATGCAAGCAACAAATTCACTTACACTTCAGATGTAGCTTTCTTTGCACTTCCACCGGCCGGAAGAGATTTCCCGGACTAATAGACAAAAACAGGTTAGAGACATAGTGAGATAAAGCATCCATTAAACAAGTCAAAGGCAAAATATTATAAGGGTCAATACCATAGACTGACGGAGACTGGGAACGGCTGCAATAGTTGTCCTTCTGCTGGTTGCAACACCTCCATTTGCGTTTGCGTTCTTCAATACTCCAGCTGATATACCCTTCGGATTCAAACTAGAAGCTGATGATCCCTTAGAAAGTGAAGTCTCATTTTTAAACCCCTTTGTTTTCAATTCCTTGGCATCTGATTTCTTTGGGTAGACATCAATGCTCTTCCTCATTACATCGGAACTATTACCTCTTGCAGGGAACGATAGACTTTGTGATATACTTGCCTTTTTCGAACGAGTCAATGCAGCTGTGCCTCTTAAACTAGCCTGATCCTTAGCCATTTTATTGTTCTTTGTAGTTTCATCACTAGCAAGCTTTCTTTGACTTGATGTTTTGCTCTTTGGAACATTCCCAGACAATTCAGTTTTGACATTAGGTGTTACATTAGCCTTCTCCTCATTTGCATTGGTTTTTTCACTCACATTCTCCTTCACACTGACATTCTTTTCAGCCACAACAATCTTTTCCTCTTCAACTGGAACCCCATTTTCGGACTCCATTTATCTAAAATATCTAAAGTAACACACACAAAAATGCACAAGAAATCTGGAATTTTAGGTTGAATCAACAAGGGCAAGACAAACTACACAAGCCTAAATCCAATTTAACCAGCACAAAACTTCCATACTGAAAAAATCTTCCCAAACAAGTCACTTTCTTCCAAAATATCTTCAAATAAAACGACAAAACACATAAATGTgagaaaaaagaaagattttCAATTCTTGTTCTCAGATAACCAGAATTTCAACCATCTAGACTCTTTACACTGACAATCAACAAACAATTCAAGAACAACCAAACAGGGCATAAAAGGTAACCAAAAATGAATACCAACCTCGTAAAATCCCATAAAAGTAAGAAAAAGACAAAGATCCAACAGAATTCAAAACAGTAACAAAGAGTGAAAGGCTACAGTCTTGAAAACCAACATAACCAAAGGAATATGATGAGAGGAAGGAGGGTACAGTACCTTTTGTCTGATTGGTGACAAATTGTGCTTCTTGAATAGTACAAACAATTATGATTTGAGAATTCAAATACTACTTTGGAATGAAAAGTTAGTTAGAAATATTAGAAACAGAGGACATACAGACAGAGTAGACGGTGGTGTCCAGTGGAAGTTAAAAAGGTATAGGcaagttcttttttctttttcctttttttctccaaAGGGGATGGAATTGTGGATTGATTCAATTGGTAAAATGACCTCTCTTTTTTGTCTTgatcagaaaagaagaaaataagggagaagtagagaaagagagagaatgtGAAACCTTTTATAATACTCTTTCCGTTTTATTTTATGTGATACAATTTAATTGGATatgagtttaagaaaaaaattataatttaaaacaagtcatatatatttatatagttaTAAATCATATCATTAGAAATAATATTTAACCTAAAATTTAGCTTtaaattaatcaattaaaatttaggtcacaagcAATCGAATTAGACCAATTTAACTTAACTCTTCGATGAATTAGAAATGATTGTAATAGAAGATAAAAGACAATAAAATAGACAATTGCACTTAAAGAAGGGTAAAGAGATTCTTATAAATAAAACAGTGATCAGTGTTAGTGGAACGACCCATTTGTATATACacattactccctccggtccacaattaataattttttggtattttttttatggtccaaaatatctgtatttttcagattttaagaatgaattaattatttttttcttacattgcccttggagtaaatagtgttggagtatATGTTATGAGTGTTTATGTGAAGAAATAGTAAatgttaatatgatcaatttcattactaattaatgttaaaatgtgaatttcttaatctgtatgaaaacaaccaaaaaaattaCTTATTGTAAACCGGAGGAGTAATATTTAAGGAAGTAAAATGAGACCAAGGTAGTTTTTGGATAGGCTTGGCTTCATTAATTATATagattacttgtttttccttacATTAAGAGTTGGAATATCGAAGGGAATATCCATTATCTATTACAGATTAATGAATACAAATACCTGAAATTATTAGACATGAAAATATAAGTTTGATAAAGAGAATCAAGTTCTAATATGGGAGGTAATCATCTGATAAACCTAAATTATTTTTCTGTTATGTTTAAACGTATAAGTGTTATATATGTTCTTTTGTTTGAGTATTCAACATAAATTTTGGTAACTTACTCTTAAAATAGCAATAATAGTATACATGTCATCTCAATAATTAAACCACCAGCTGATTATTGTATCCATTAATGGATAATTTTGTGATTATTATTTAGTCCCAAAGGTCAGCATGTGGAGGACACGTCTGTGATAATCTAATATCCATGTCAAGAAGagtataaaagatttttcaaatataaaaagagCTAATAATATTACTAATCAATTAGCCAATGCTTTCATTTTGTTGGACAGGGTCATGCAACTTTTCCAATTATTTAATATCTTGAAATTGTCTTATTATGTGATGACAAAAGAATCCTAAGAAAGCAAGGAATCCGACCTATATCTTACTAATAAATTAAAATCTGACCTGTATAATTATATATCTAAAAGAAGGTAAATGAATGAGAAGTAtggtttttgttttgtatttcttgcTGATTCAATAATGCATGCTTCCAACAACCAAGAGATCTTGTCAACAATATATTTTATTATCTCTTTGCAAGACTTGCACATACTATTAAATAATTCTGACTCTCATCACAATCTTACCTATCGAGGAAGCCAAAGATAATtcagaatttaaaatttatgaattTCTACAAATTCTTCAATTAATACATAATAATTTTGAGTTTATAATTAATATCTATatatatttagtgaatttttttaatatatatatatagagagagagtgtgtgtttgaaaaaaaaaaattcccgtAAACTTGTATGAAACACCGGAAGAAGGTAGTACCTTTTCTGTTTGAAAAAGATGGAGCAAAAAATGTTTGACTCGAACATTGCCGAGTTGATAGTTTCTTTTTTTgcaatttcataaaaaccattAATAGATGACAAAATGTTGGGTACCACATCCTATTTAGCAATCAACATCCTTAGTTTTGACGTATTATCATGAAATTTGATTTGTAAACAAAAGAGCGATTTGAGTACAATAATCCGTTCTTTTACTTAGGAGTAAATTCTAAGATTAGAAGTATGATAATCTCACTTCTTTTGTCTCACGACTAATTTCAATGTTAAAACTCTAATGAATTTTTTCAATATTTGGGATAGACATGCTTGAATTGTTCAGTTTTATAAACCGTATCATGGGAAATTTCCAGTAACATGAATTAGTTTCTGAAAAAAACATTTTCCTCGAAATTCAGTGTTTGGTTGGAAGTtggaatattttaaaaaaattatttattaaagaTTAATTATAATGTTAACAAATGGGATATTGCACTCAAAATCTTAGCAGTTCAATTGATTGGCTACATGTACTTTCATGTTGTTAGCTAGAATTCAATTTTCCACCTTGTTATTCCTTCTCTATTTTTTTCTCCCTTATGTataataaaagattttttttaaaaatggaatGGTACCCTTATGAAAATTTTtagtattaaaaaataataatcccTTTGTCCAAAgattaagaaataaaaataaataaaaaataaataattatttgtgtgattataaatcCAAACAAAGAGCAGCCAATGATTCAATGCTAAATTACATCCCTGTAGGAGAACGTGCGTATTGAGTCTGGTTCTGGAATTTGGAGGGGCCTGTCACCTTTGTGCATGCAGCCTACGTGGCACTACCACAGAACGTGATCGGGTCCCACGTTTCTCAATTTCTTCCTTTCATTCGGGGCCCATCCCTAAACGTGTTCCAACAACCGTTTCGCGGCGTGAGTTGTCAGAACGTGCCGGGTCTTGATCCTACGGCGGATTTGTTCGGTGTGAAGGCATCACAGCCGTAGATTTGGAGTCAAATCATTTTCTCCGTTTGGAAAAATTATAAGTGTATGGGATTTTGTGGATGGTACGTTACGTTGtattcaagatttattaaataTAATTTCTTAATGGAACTATTCAATTAAAAGGAACTTTATAATTTTATACTTTAATTTATATCAAAAGAGGAACAAAGATTCCATTTACATGGAAGATACGAAATATACTAGTACCTCCactccttttctcttttcctttctacACATCGATCAATTTTACTCAATTATTCTTAGTTTAACATGATTTATTCATACTCGTTTGTTTTGATTTGGTTAGTTAACTTAAATCATTAACCAATCAAATTGAAACAGTAATAATATCATGTTTAATTACCAAAACTTGTAATTGTAAACATGAAGTTTTTTCATTGACTTTCTAATTTTACTTGGATACCATGTCATTTGGCATGCAAAATGATCGGATTGGCTCCTTCATTTGACTCCGCGCTCCACATCATGACACATGTTTTGACCTTTAGGATAAGATGACATCCAATAGTGAGCTCATTATTTATAACCCAAATAAATAGAATAGCCCgataaatttaacttttaaataaattaatatttatttatttgatttaaaTAACCgattcaataaaatttaaatgtccCCTCGATTCaacaaaatatatcaaataattttgaaGTATTTCTTTAGTTCATGTCTTGCTCTTTAAATATAGTGGTTTATATGGCCTTTGGTCCGCAAAATCAAAATACGGAACATAATTCTCTTGAGAAGTGGTAGATAGCGATACATTTTTATATCCGAGGGTTCAAACACTTTATATTTTCGGATGTGATCCAAACAAGTCTTATTTATGATttgtgtttacccgaaaaacggatggAGTTAAATTTATATGTAGTTCTAAGAATACCTGGTATAACTTGATACGAATTGAAAAGATAAGTaaaaatatatcgaatattgactgtaaaaatGAATGAATACCAAACCAATTTGAGTAAAGAATGGTTGATAAATGAACAATATGAATCAATGTCCAAAGCCCAAAAAGGGATAATATTTGCTATATGTATGTAAATCTCAATAATCTCTGGATGTGAGGGTGTCTCAATGTATTTCAATGTCCGTTTCACAAATGATAGTCACTCTTCATATAGTAGAGGAaccctactttggatataattaaaaatatatagtggggatccccatgatagattagttaattagcttttccttgatttccgccgagattctcttcCCTAGTGCAGTTACAACGACTCtttgtctcttggctcgatctcgatcttggtcggtctcggtattggtcggtctctgggtctcgagcttgATCAGTCTTTGGGACTCGAGTTTGATATTAATTGGTCTCTGGGTATCGatctcgatattgactcgagctcggtattgatc
It encodes the following:
- the LOC107778724 gene encoding protein WVD2-like 4, producing MESENGVPVEEEKIVVAEKNVSVKENVSEKTNANEEKANVTPNVKTELSGNVPKSKTSSQRKLASDETTKNNKMAKDQASLRGTAALTRSKKASISQSLSFPARGNSSDVMRKSIDVYPKKSDAKELKTKGFKNETSLSKGSSASSLNPKGISAGVLKNANANGGVATSRRTTIAAVPSLRQSMSGKSLPAGGSAKKATSEVSNDENKKPTKAALLPLKEDEDARSTTSSSTTPRGQRRASIAGFSFRLEERAEKRKEFLAKIEEKIQAKEEEKNNMQAKSKENQEAEIKQLRKSLTFKATPMPSFYKEPPPKVELRKIPTTRAVSPKLGRNKNSTSTTNSSESGGSCLSPRVVKEQVKSPTALLSTSDNVTGVSKGKPIETKKPTKSSSTAKTKAKAVGTKSKAAEVKNLEENICEENAQDMHVKPADEKCEMNPADENAVQPSNAVVITAEVTVEG